The window CTATGAAAAAGACCATTACTCTATTAACTTTCGGGGCTTTAATTTTATTTACCGGGTTCAATTCTGCTATAAGCCAGAATAATCCTGGACAAATAGTAAGTCCTTGTGTAAATCACAACGTTGACCCGGCCCTTCAACAGGCTAACATCGACAATTATCAACCGACCGTATATCGTTCAAACATTCCCATGCCTGAGGGTTGGGAGGTTGAGAATCTGATTCCCGTAAACCGGGTACAGATCGACAATAAAGGCACGGAGTTCTGGCTGATGATGCCCAGGAATCATGACCTTCTTGTCAGCGGCATATACCTGGATATCACAAGCGACCTCAGTGCCACCGGTTTTGTAGAGATTCCGGGTTTATCTTTCTATGAAGCCTTTACGGCTACTCCGGGCTCCATTACAAGGGTTACGCTTCCCAACGACGTTCAGCTTTCTACCAGCGAAAGTAAGGAGTATAAAGGGATTCATATTGTTTCGGACCAGGAGGTTGCAGTTTACGGAGTCAGCCTGAGGTCCCATTCCTCCGACGGATATCTGGGGCTGCCATTGGATATCCTTGCAAATCAATATCTTTTGATGTCATATCCCAATCTTACATGGTTCAGTGGTGCAGTAGACCAGACCCTGATCTCACAGATCGGGATCGTGAGCCCTTACGATAATGTGACCGTTACCATAACTCCTTCCTGTGCAACATACAACGGACAGCCTGCCGGTCTGCCCTTTAATGTTTTGTTGAACAGGGGCGAGGCTTATCAGGTACAATGTTTCCTGTCGAACGATCCCAGTGCGGATCTCACTGGTACGGTTATTCAGTCTTCACTTCCGGTTGCTGTTTTTGCAGGAAATGCCTGTGCCAGCGTGCCTCAGAATACAGCAGCCTGCGATCACATCGTTGAGCAGATCCCGCCGGTCAGCACCTGGGGCTCCTATTTTATTGCTTTCCCATTACAGGGAAGGGAAAATGGAGATACCTGGAGGATGCTGTCAGCCTCAAACGGAACCAACCTTTATATTGACGGAGCTTTAGTTGCTACCCTGAATTTTGGCGATTTCTACGAAACCATTTTAACCGATCCGGCTGAGATCGAAGCATCCAATCCCATCCTGGTAATGCAGTATGCCAATGGGGATGACTGGGATCTGAACCTTTCACAAAACGGAGACCCGTTTATGATGCTGATACCTCCATCAGAACAGTTCATGGATCATTATACTTTTGCTACGCCGAGTGCAGGTTTTTTATACCATTATGTTACAGTTACCATTCCAACCGCAGGAATAGCAACCTTGCAACTTGATGGAACTCCGGTCGATCCAACCATGTTTACCTCTATCGGTACCACAGGGTATTCAGGAGCAGGAATAGCTATAACGGAAGGATCCCATACCCTTGTAAATACAGGAGGAACTCCCTTCGGCATCTATTCCTATGGCTTTGCCGCCTATGATTCCTACGGTTATGCCGGAGGCTTGTCGCTCGAAATCATTTACTCAGGAAGCGCACCTGTAATCCATCGTACCCAGGAAACCATTAATCTGGGGAACCAGGGCCAGTTACAGAATGTTGCACTGACCATTGCCGCTGAGATAACCGATCCGGAAACGCCATTTACACAGTCGGCAACACTTTATTACCGGAAAGCATCACAGACAGGATATACAACGGTTCCTATGACCGACCAGGGTAACAATATCTGGTCGGCACAGATACCTGCCAATGATGTGCTCGAGCCAGGTGTGTTCTATTACATTTATGCAACCGACGGGCAACTGGGTTCAACAGATCCAACCATTGACCCGGGCAATAATCCATATGGCATTGCAGTATTACCCAATGTATTGCCGGTGATTACCCACACCCCTGTTACAACTGCCCCGTATAATCAGCCTGTAACCATAAACGCAGAAATTACAGACATTACAAATTATGTGGCTGAGGGATTCCTGTATTACAGAAATAAAGGAGGTAATCCTGTGTATGATGTTGCAAATATGAATCTGGTGAGCGGTTCAACCTATCAGGGAGAGATTCCTGCACAGTTTATCACCGACCAGGGAACAGAATATTATCTGAAAGCTTTTGATGATTTCGGGATGAGTTCAACATTTGGAACTCCGGATATACCGCTGGTGATCAACAGTCTGGCCGGTATTGATGACCCGGGCTCAGTGAGCAGCAATTTGTCTATTTATCCAAATCCGGCAAATGGAAACGCAACCTTTGAGATCAGTGTTCAAACTAATGAGCATTGGACTTTAAAGGTATACAACATCCTGGGTGCTGAAGTATTCTCCATTGAAGATAGAATCAGTGGCTCAGAATCCTTTAAGTATGATTTTGACGGTAGTGACCTGCCTCAGGGATGCTATTTCGTTAACCTCAAACACGGCGATCGGTCGGAAGTACAGAAACTGATCCTAAGCCATTAATAAACTAATTTAATATTATATAAAAGGGATAGACGGTCACCGACCGTCTATCCCTTTTTATATGTTTTAGTGCCAATTACCTTCGGAATCGGCAAACCTGTGATAGTATAGAAACCTTCCCCAGGAAAGGCTATCGCGTGTTTCCGGTTTTAATTTCTGGGCGAAGAAATTATAATTATATCGACTGGAGAACAGTCCGTATCCATTTTCAATATTGGAATATTCGAAGATGGTGATATAGTAATCGGGGCGTTGGGCAAGTTCCATATACACGAAGACATCCCGGTTGCCGATAAGCAACATCAGGTCTACGCCAACAGCCGTTCTTTTCACATCAGGATCTATTGGTATTTGTTGCGAGAGAAACTCGTAATAATAATCATTGAACTGGTGTTGTAATGTATCATCTTCGGGATTGTTTTTAGTAAGTGGCTGAAGCTGTGGTATCCAGTCAATATATTTTTGAGAAACGCTGTCATCCTTTTCTTCGAGGTAAAGGAACCTGACTATCCTCATATCATAGAATGCAGGATTCAGAGTAGAATGGTAGTCCAGCATTTCCGCTGGATACATTGCCCGGTTATAGTATCGGGTTTCAAGGTAAGAATAGTCAAGGTTGTAATTTCCCAGGGTTGTGGTTCTCGATTTTGCGATGATTCCGGTCCTTTTGTTTTCAACGGTTAGCTGGTACATGGTATTCCCGGCTAATCTCGTGGAAGAGACGTAAATCACATGGCC of the Bacteroidota bacterium genome contains:
- a CDS encoding DUF4249 family protein produces the protein MKMSLPGIINLKTSHSIGLVLAAFILLSSCENEFDMTGEWAEIPVVYCLLNTRDSVQYVRVQRAYLSDDPYPCMMMKDSIYYPPEELKVSLLRIEEDEPVGDTIFFHPTSRITKEDGDFTKEGHVIYVSSTRLAGNTMYQLTVENKRTGIIAKSRTTTLGNYNLDYSYLETRYYNRAMYPAEMLDYHSTLNPAFYDMRIVRFLYLEEKDDSVSQKYIDWIPQLQPLTKNNPEDDTLQHQFNDYYYEFLSQQIPIDPDVKRTAVGVDLMLLIGNRDVFVYMELAQRPDYYITIFEYSNIENGYGLFSSRYNYNFFAQKLKPETRDSLSWGRFLYYHRFADSEGNWH
- a CDS encoding T9SS type A sorting domain-containing protein, translated to MKKTITLLTFGALILFTGFNSAISQNNPGQIVSPCVNHNVDPALQQANIDNYQPTVYRSNIPMPEGWEVENLIPVNRVQIDNKGTEFWLMMPRNHDLLVSGIYLDITSDLSATGFVEIPGLSFYEAFTATPGSITRVTLPNDVQLSTSESKEYKGIHIVSDQEVAVYGVSLRSHSSDGYLGLPLDILANQYLLMSYPNLTWFSGAVDQTLISQIGIVSPYDNVTVTITPSCATYNGQPAGLPFNVLLNRGEAYQVQCFLSNDPSADLTGTVIQSSLPVAVFAGNACASVPQNTAACDHIVEQIPPVSTWGSYFIAFPLQGRENGDTWRMLSASNGTNLYIDGALVATLNFGDFYETILTDPAEIEASNPILVMQYANGDDWDLNLSQNGDPFMMLIPPSEQFMDHYTFATPSAGFLYHYVTVTIPTAGIATLQLDGTPVDPTMFTSIGTTGYSGAGIAITEGSHTLVNTGGTPFGIYSYGFAAYDSYGYAGGLSLEIIYSGSAPVIHRTQETINLGNQGQLQNVALTIAAEITDPETPFTQSATLYYRKASQTGYTTVPMTDQGNNIWSAQIPANDVLEPGVFYYIYATDGQLGSTDPTIDPGNNPYGIAVLPNVLPVITHTPVTTAPYNQPVTINAEITDITNYVAEGFLYYRNKGGNPVYDVANMNLVSGSTYQGEIPAQFITDQGTEYYLKAFDDFGMSSTFGTPDIPLVINSLAGIDDPGSVSSNLSIYPNPANGNATFEISVQTNEHWTLKVYNILGAEVFSIEDRISGSESFKYDFDGSDLPQGCYFVNLKHGDRSEVQKLILSH